A DNA window from Ktedonobacterales bacterium contains the following coding sequences:
- a CDS encoding helix-turn-helix transcriptional regulator, translating into MSRFHQRLRKDLEDPEVAADFYQATAEIALMQALEEARKSFHLTEKELAARMGTQREAITRLFNAEHANPTLSTITSLLSALGLHAEITLRPAFPDEAPIEAKFVPAAPSS; encoded by the coding sequence ATGAGCCGCTTTCATCAACGCTTGCGTAAAGATTTGGAAGACCCGGAAGTGGCTGCTGATTTCTATCAGGCGACAGCAGAGATTGCCCTCATGCAAGCGTTGGAGGAGGCGCGCAAGTCGTTTCATCTTACCGAAAAGGAGCTTGCCGCCAGGATGGGTACGCAACGCGAAGCCATCACGCGCCTGTTCAACGCAGAGCATGCCAACCCGACACTCAGCACTATCACCAGCCTGCTTTCTGCGCTAGGGTTGCATGCTGAGATCACTCTGCGGCCTGCTTTCCCTGATGAAGCGCCCATCGAAGCAAAATTTGTTCCGGCGGCTCCATCCTCATAA